One Micromonospora sp. WMMD1120 genomic region harbors:
- a CDS encoding DUF6297 family protein translates to MSAPPATVAATPTAVPTARQLRRRLRRARSRHHDHSLGDVLGDAYVIVLFTGMYGWFAISASRNLLNSPTVGQAEPGVRWWLVVAALLAGAGLAWRGLRALGPLLVTPATQSWATSAPVDRRAWLAPRFVLLLLGAAAGAAGLGVGVAALGGVGEAPALGWAAAAGAGWGASALALSVVAQSSRSGRRWPTLAGAVPMVAAAVITAAVVLAGGIGDGLPRPAATPTLALVAVAAPLAVVGTILAVRALPRVDRATLTTGAQFANAAATATILLDPSLLAGLVESRRWRRIGRVRSRRFLPGPAWWALIQADVRRLRRHPSAVLIWATLLGVQYAAALALPGLAGAAQVVLAYLAADRLTGGLRAVSRSPGLRRALGGSDALLRGIHVVVPAVGAGLWWLLTVPTVDPGPAWLAPTLALGVVAAAFRAGTRPPIDYGGATVNTPFGMIPVDLLRQGSRGPALLAVLVLVQVFLG, encoded by the coding sequence GTGAGCGCCCCGCCGGCGACCGTCGCCGCGACTCCCACCGCTGTGCCGACCGCCCGGCAACTGCGCAGACGCCTGCGCCGGGCCCGCAGCCGGCACCACGACCATTCGCTCGGCGACGTGCTGGGCGACGCGTACGTCATCGTGCTGTTCACCGGCATGTACGGCTGGTTCGCGATCAGCGCCAGCCGTAACCTGCTCAACTCCCCCACCGTGGGGCAGGCGGAGCCGGGGGTGCGCTGGTGGTTGGTGGTGGCCGCGCTGCTGGCCGGCGCCGGTCTCGCCTGGCGTGGTCTGCGCGCGCTCGGCCCGTTGCTGGTCACCCCGGCCACGCAGAGCTGGGCGACGAGCGCGCCGGTGGACCGGCGGGCCTGGCTGGCGCCGCGCTTCGTCCTCCTGCTGTTGGGGGCGGCGGCCGGCGCCGCCGGGCTCGGCGTGGGCGTGGCGGCGCTCGGCGGGGTCGGCGAGGCGCCGGCCCTGGGCTGGGCGGCGGCGGCCGGCGCGGGGTGGGGCGCGTCCGCGCTGGCGCTCAGCGTCGTGGCCCAGAGCAGCCGGTCGGGTCGGCGGTGGCCCACGCTGGCCGGCGCGGTGCCGATGGTGGCGGCGGCGGTGATCACCGCCGCCGTGGTGCTCGCCGGCGGTATCGGCGACGGGCTGCCCCGCCCGGCGGCGACGCCGACGCTCGCGCTGGTCGCGGTCGCGGCGCCGCTGGCGGTGGTGGGGACGATCCTCGCGGTACGCGCGCTGCCCCGGGTCGACCGCGCCACGCTGACCACCGGCGCGCAGTTCGCCAACGCCGCCGCCACGGCCACCATCCTGCTGGACCCGAGCCTGCTCGCCGGGCTGGTGGAGAGCCGGCGGTGGCGTCGGATCGGCCGGGTGCGCAGCCGCCGGTTCCTGCCCGGCCCCGCCTGGTGGGCGCTGATCCAGGCCGACGTCCGCCGGCTGCGCCGGCACCCGAGCGCGGTGCTGATCTGGGCGACGCTGCTCGGCGTGCAGTACGCTGCCGCGCTCGCCCTGCCGGGGTTGGCCGGGGCCGCGCAGGTGGTCCTCGCGTACCTCGCCGCCGACCGGCTGACCGGCGGCCTGCGGGCGGTCAGCCGGTCGCCGGGGCTGCGCCGGGCCCTCGGCGGCAGCGACGCGCTGCTGCGCGGGATCCACGTGGTGGTGCCGGCGGTCGGCGCGGGCCTGTGGTGGTTGCTGACGGTGCCGACCGTCGACCCCGGCCCGGCGTGGCTGGCCCCGACGCTGGCGCTCGGCGTGGTGGCAGCCGCGTTCCGGGCCGGCACCCGCCCGCCGATCGACTACGGTGGCGCGACCGTCAACACGCCGTTCGGGATGATCCCCGTCGACCTGCTGCGGCAGGGCTCGCGGGGGCCGGCGCTGCTGGCCGTGCTGGTCCTCGTCCAGGTGTTCCTGGGCTGA
- a CDS encoding ABC transporter permease subunit, which yields MSPGRVLGEVAVLDDVGPPRRGRAYPAAGATSALLLPAAVLLGGLVLWPVLRTVHASVTTDGRWVGAAHFRTALAAPDTGAVVGRTVLWALLVPAVVTALGYLLAVASRRSQEGGLVRLILLVPVALPLVVTGVIFRLMYDPDPSRGLATLVATRLTGRAADDAPQMLGPGLVTVALMSAFVWAWVGLAVLVFRSALDALPPSLADAVRAYGGKRRHVLWDAQWRPLLLRTTAVVFALVAVGTSRTFDLILVMTPGSVRDEASVLALRIWQTSGGTTTGEGAALGVVWLVAVVGGILVAALFVRQAWPPPPVEPVAQPGPVAPPRRVFRLLAAGAAVVWLVPLVVLVATSAHGQVDAAAHGWWSRPPAVESYRELIAGTELWRTLGFTLLLATAVTATVLVVALLAAYPLAWLTGPAAQATGLLLLAASVVPVQVIAGPVNEVLGLVLSSGTAQGLALVHTALGVPFAVLVLRNAFADLPVEQVRDARLGGRRWWHTLRRLARHNLSAVVAVSVLEFVQVWNDLVVGRLFSASGASPLGPFLAEQTRSFVSNSGTLAASSVLASVLPVVLVVLSRRHLVAGLVSGGVR from the coding sequence ATGAGCCCGGGGCGGGTCCTCGGTGAGGTGGCGGTCCTCGACGACGTCGGGCCGCCGCGGCGCGGGCGGGCGTACCCGGCGGCGGGGGCGACATCGGCGCTGCTGCTGCCGGCCGCGGTGCTGCTCGGTGGGTTGGTGCTGTGGCCGGTGCTGCGGACCGTGCACGCCAGCGTCACCACCGACGGTCGGTGGGTCGGCGCGGCGCACTTCCGCACGGCGCTCGCCGCTCCGGACACCGGCGCGGTGGTCGGCCGCACCGTCCTCTGGGCGCTGCTGGTGCCGGCAGTGGTGACGGCACTGGGCTATCTGCTGGCCGTGGCGTCCCGGCGTTCGCAGGAGGGCGGGCTGGTCCGGTTGATCCTGCTGGTGCCGGTGGCGCTGCCGCTGGTCGTCACCGGGGTGATCTTCCGGCTGATGTACGACCCGGACCCGAGCCGGGGGCTGGCCACACTGGTCGCGACCCGGTTGACCGGGCGTGCGGCCGACGACGCGCCGCAGATGCTCGGGCCGGGTCTGGTCACCGTCGCCCTGATGTCGGCGTTCGTCTGGGCGTGGGTGGGGCTGGCGGTGCTGGTCTTCCGGTCCGCGCTGGACGCGCTGCCACCGAGTCTCGCCGACGCGGTCCGGGCGTACGGCGGAAAACGCCGGCACGTGCTGTGGGACGCGCAGTGGCGTCCCCTGCTGCTGCGGACGACAGCAGTGGTCTTCGCGCTCGTCGCGGTCGGCACCAGCCGCACGTTCGACCTGATCCTGGTGATGACCCCCGGGTCGGTCCGCGACGAGGCGTCGGTGCTCGCGCTGCGGATCTGGCAGACGTCGGGCGGCACGACCACCGGCGAGGGCGCCGCGCTCGGGGTGGTGTGGTTGGTCGCGGTCGTCGGCGGCATCCTGGTGGCCGCCCTGTTCGTCCGACAGGCGTGGCCCCCACCGCCGGTCGAGCCGGTCGCGCAGCCCGGCCCGGTGGCCCCGCCCCGGCGGGTGTTCCGGCTGCTGGCGGCGGGCGCGGCGGTCGTCTGGCTGGTGCCGTTGGTGGTGCTGGTCGCCACCTCGGCGCACGGACAGGTGGACGCCGCCGCGCACGGCTGGTGGTCGCGGCCACCCGCCGTCGAGTCCTACCGGGAGCTGATCGCCGGCACGGAGCTGTGGCGCACGCTGGGCTTCACGCTGCTGCTGGCGACCGCGGTGACCGCCACCGTGCTGGTGGTCGCGCTGCTGGCCGCGTACCCGTTGGCCTGGCTGACCGGGCCGGCCGCGCAGGCCACCGGTCTGCTGCTGCTGGCGGCGAGCGTCGTGCCGGTGCAGGTGATCGCCGGGCCGGTCAACGAGGTGCTGGGGCTGGTGCTCTCCTCCGGCACCGCACAGGGGCTGGCGTTGGTGCACACCGCGCTCGGTGTGCCGTTCGCGGTGCTGGTGCTGCGCAACGCGTTCGCCGACCTGCCTGTCGAGCAGGTCCGCGACGCCCGGCTGGGTGGTCGCCGATGGTGGCACACCCTGCGTCGGTTGGCCCGGCACAACCTGTCCGCGGTGGTGGCGGTCTCCGTGTTGGAGTTCGTGCAGGTCTGGAACGACCTGGTGGTGGGTCGGCTGTTCAGCGCGTCGGGGGCGTCGCCGCTCGGCCCGTTCCTGGCCGAGCAGACCCGCAGCTTCGTGAGCAACAGTGGCACGTTGGCGGCCAGCTCGGTGCTCGCCTCGGTGCTGCCGGTGGTGCTCGTGGTGCTCTCCCGCCGGCACCTGGTCGCCGGGCTCGTCTCCGGGGGCGTGCGGTGA
- a CDS encoding tetratricopeptide repeat protein — MTRPGGGRGGSRWPALIAIGGVVGSILANVASNLAGNLLSELAADLLGPATIVLAAGSVVGYLVYEVRRRRADRQVDPEPTDVLAAPTTGTPTLPYTAEFTGRGEHVETVVGLLAREHAVAVLGRRAVGTSACAVEAANRCREDFPDGQLYLDLRRRGRPRSAKEVLTALARILGTAAPTSGRPDALAAAADALRGQLDGRAILLVLDNVDRPDQVRPLLPPTARTCRLLLAGGPALVGLKGVVAHWIAEPGTSEAVELFATAGGAAPAARVHRPDPRTDPAVAEIVDLCGRQPRTVRALGYRTAQHGWRHADVLDALRRAVQTPPHQRLAVSPAARLVTERDTAYRALPREARRLYRLMSLVPAPVDRPTIAALAGRHPERVTDLLDRLAAAAFVDGAPGDRYEIRPLLAASARLHLRDADPVRARVAAQARLTRHLARRAERHAANLAVLGAPPDREWSLPLDDDPYGWFDLHQELLRAVVGVPAGAAETLPRRVRRWWFRLAVALCGWLAYTERLDEWEQVCRTVLATPTADDRPEIAGWAHNELGVLRRRRHDPQGAAAALTLAVNERGRRGTAQARMNLGLALLDLGQLDDAVEHLEMSRRHRSGADRAGHALTDLGLGAAQLARGELDAAHHHLVRAANTFRSVGDARGYAAALTNLVLVHAALGEHLDAAQAWRAALREYESVNDPTSRATALLNAGATLLRSSPGQARTAHELLTESRRLRRQTQPTAGLARTLLYLGDACAALGEHTDARRHWKEAASVAEDVADDASRAAAAARLEVDTDDRVT, encoded by the coding sequence GTGACCCGGCCGGGCGGGGGGCGGGGTGGCTCGCGCTGGCCGGCGTTGATCGCCATCGGCGGGGTGGTCGGCAGCATCCTCGCCAACGTGGCCAGCAACCTTGCCGGAAACCTTTTGTCCGAGCTGGCCGCCGACCTGCTCGGGCCGGCGACGATCGTGCTGGCCGCCGGCAGCGTCGTCGGCTACCTGGTGTACGAGGTGCGCCGCCGCCGGGCCGACCGGCAGGTCGACCCGGAACCGACGGACGTGCTCGCCGCGCCGACCACCGGTACGCCGACCCTGCCCTACACCGCCGAGTTCACCGGTCGCGGCGAGCACGTCGAGACGGTGGTCGGGTTGCTCGCCCGGGAACACGCGGTGGCGGTGCTGGGCCGGCGGGCGGTGGGCACCTCGGCCTGCGCCGTGGAGGCCGCCAACCGGTGCCGGGAGGACTTCCCGGACGGGCAGCTCTACCTGGATCTGCGCCGCCGTGGTCGGCCCCGCTCGGCGAAAGAGGTGCTCACCGCGCTGGCCCGCATCCTGGGCACCGCGGCACCGACCTCCGGCCGACCGGACGCGCTCGCCGCCGCCGCCGACGCGCTGCGCGGCCAGCTCGACGGGCGCGCGATCCTGCTGGTGCTGGACAACGTCGACCGCCCGGACCAGGTGCGCCCGCTGTTGCCGCCCACCGCCCGCACCTGCCGGCTGCTGCTCGCCGGCGGTCCGGCGCTGGTCGGTCTGAAGGGCGTCGTCGCGCACTGGATCGCCGAACCGGGCACCTCCGAGGCGGTGGAGCTGTTCGCGACAGCGGGCGGGGCGGCGCCCGCCGCCCGGGTACACCGGCCCGACCCGCGTACCGATCCGGCGGTGGCCGAGATCGTCGACCTGTGCGGGCGGCAACCGCGCACCGTCCGCGCCCTCGGCTACCGCACCGCCCAGCACGGCTGGCGGCACGCCGACGTGCTGGACGCGCTGCGCCGCGCGGTGCAGACGCCACCGCACCAACGGCTCGCCGTCTCACCGGCGGCCCGCCTGGTCACCGAGCGGGACACCGCCTACCGGGCGTTGCCCCGCGAGGCCCGCCGGTTGTACCGGCTGATGTCGCTGGTTCCCGCCCCGGTGGACCGTCCGACCATCGCCGCGCTGGCCGGGCGGCACCCCGAGCGGGTGACCGACCTGCTGGACCGGTTGGCCGCCGCCGCGTTCGTGGACGGCGCGCCCGGCGACCGGTACGAGATCCGCCCCCTGCTCGCCGCCAGCGCCCGACTGCACCTGCGCGACGCCGACCCGGTGCGGGCCCGGGTCGCCGCCCAGGCCCGGTTGACCCGGCACCTGGCGCGCCGGGCGGAGCGGCACGCGGCCAACCTGGCGGTGCTCGGCGCCCCGCCGGACCGGGAGTGGTCGCTGCCGCTGGACGACGACCCGTACGGCTGGTTCGACCTGCACCAGGAGCTGCTGCGGGCGGTGGTAGGGGTGCCGGCGGGCGCGGCCGAGACGCTGCCGCGGCGGGTGCGCCGGTGGTGGTTCCGGCTGGCCGTGGCGCTGTGCGGGTGGCTGGCGTACACCGAGCGGCTGGACGAGTGGGAGCAGGTCTGCCGCACCGTGCTGGCCACCCCGACCGCGGACGACCGTCCGGAGATCGCCGGGTGGGCGCACAACGAGCTGGGTGTGCTGCGCCGACGCCGGCACGACCCGCAGGGGGCGGCCGCCGCGCTGACCCTCGCCGTCAACGAACGGGGGCGCCGGGGCACCGCCCAGGCCCGGATGAACCTCGGTCTGGCCCTGCTCGACCTGGGGCAGCTCGACGACGCGGTGGAGCACCTGGAGATGTCCCGGCGGCACCGCTCCGGGGCCGACCGGGCCGGGCACGCCCTGACCGACCTGGGCCTGGGCGCGGCGCAGTTGGCCCGGGGTGAGCTGGACGCGGCGCACCACCACCTGGTGCGGGCGGCGAACACGTTCCGCTCGGTGGGTGACGCGCGCGGGTACGCGGCGGCGCTGACCAACCTGGTGCTGGTGCACGCCGCGCTCGGCGAGCACCTGGACGCCGCCCAGGCGTGGCGGGCCGCGCTGCGCGAGTACGAGTCGGTGAACGATCCGACCAGCCGGGCCACCGCCCTGCTCAACGCCGGGGCGACGCTGCTGCGCAGCAGCCCGGGGCAGGCGCGCACGGCGCACGAGCTGCTGACCGAGAGCCGTCGGCTGCGCAGGCAGACGCAGCCGACCGCCGGACTGGCCCGTACCCTGCTCTACCTGGGCGACGCGTGCGCCGCGCTGGGCGAGCACACCGACGCGCGGCGGCACTGGAAGGAGGCGGCGTCCGTCGCCGAGGACGTCGCCGACGACGCGAGCCGCGCCGCCGCCGCCGCGCGACTGGAGGTGGACACTGACGACCGCGTGACCTAG
- a CDS encoding ABC transporter ATP-binding protein — translation MDALTVRGLSRNFGNLVVLDDVSFTLPAGRIAVVLGPNGSGKTTLLRCVVGADRPDEGEVLVQGRRADETDPQVRAMVAAALDDIDFFPDLSVVEHLELVAYAHGGDAEPVGEVLAELGLEPARDQLPVTLSSGQRRRLALASCFVRPRRVLILDEPEQRLDVRGRQWLADRLLRERDAGTAVLMASHDPELIDAVVDERIEIGR, via the coding sequence GTGGACGCGCTCACCGTACGGGGCCTCAGCCGTAACTTCGGGAACCTGGTCGTGCTCGACGACGTGAGCTTCACGCTCCCGGCCGGCCGGATCGCCGTGGTGCTGGGCCCCAACGGCAGCGGCAAGACCACACTGCTGCGCTGCGTCGTCGGCGCCGACCGGCCGGACGAGGGCGAGGTGCTGGTGCAGGGTCGCCGGGCCGACGAGACCGATCCGCAGGTGCGGGCCATGGTGGCGGCGGCCCTGGACGACATCGACTTCTTTCCTGACCTTTCGGTGGTCGAGCACCTGGAGCTGGTCGCGTACGCCCACGGGGGTGACGCCGAGCCGGTCGGGGAGGTCCTCGCCGAGCTGGGTCTGGAGCCGGCCCGCGACCAACTGCCGGTGACCCTGTCCAGCGGGCAGCGCCGCCGGCTGGCGCTGGCGTCGTGTTTCGTCCGGCCCCGCCGGGTGTTGATCCTGGACGAGCCGGAACAGCGCCTCGACGTACGGGGCCGGCAGTGGCTCGCCGACCGGCTGCTGCGGGAACGGGACGCCGGCACGGCAGTGCTGATGGCCTCGCACGACCCCGAGCTGATCGACGCCGTGGTCGACGAGCGCATCGAGATCGGCCGGTGA